The stretch of DNA AACCGTAACTGTAACTGAATGGCTACAACACCACAACAACTTAACGCTTCCACCGAGTCACTTCCTCTTCAAGACCGAGTCGCAATCGTTACCGGTTCGTCCCGCGGAATCGGTCGTCAACTCGCTCTTCACCTGAGTTCACTCGGCGCTAAACTTGTCATTAACTACTCCTCCTCCAACTCATCTCCAGCCGATTCACTCGCCGCCGACCTCAACGCCGGCTCCCTCCCTCCTCGAGCTATCGTCGTTCGCGCTGATATCTCCGATCAAGCTCAAGTCCAATCTCTCTTCGACTCCGCCGAACGCGCCTTCGACTCACCGGTTCATATCCTGGTCAACACTGCCGGAGTCCTCGACAGCACCTATCCCTCCGTCGCAAATACTACAATCGAAAGTTTCGACCGCGTTTTCGCGGTTAACGCGCGTGGTGCATTTCTATGCGCGCGTGAGGCAGCGAATCGGTTGAAACGTGGTGGCGGTGGGAGGATTATATTGTTTTCGTCGTCTCAGGTTGCGGCGTTCAGGCCTGGATTTGCGGCGTATACGGCTGCAAAAGCAGCGGTTGAGGCGATGACGAAGATTCTGGCGAAGGAGTTGAAGGGAACAGGGATTACGGCGAATTGTGTGGCTCCGGGACCGATTGCGACGGAGCTGTTTTTCGGAGGGAGGACGGAGGAGCAGGTTAAGAAGATTATCGATGAGTCGCCGTTGGGGAGATTGGGTGAGACTAAGGATGTTGCTCCTTTGGTAGGGTTTTTGGCTTCTGATGCTGGTGAATGGGTTAATGGTCAGATTATTCGGATTAATGGCGGTTATGTTTAGTaagattttaaattgtggtcGCGGTTACGATTATGATATGATCTTTGGAATTGTGTGAAATTGCATATAAATTGATTGATGCAGCCATAGTCACGACACTTTAGATCAATATCGTGTTCGGTGTTCGACAAATGTCTGTGTCTGACACAGACATGACACTAACACATGTGATTATTTTAATTACTTCATATTTATTTGTCAAATAATTATCAATGTCTACGTGTTATGTCTAGTGTCTAGATCGCATGTTATGTGTTGGTGTCTGTGTCGGTGCTTCATGGGGTACAATTGCAAACAATGAGACAAAGGGCGCCAAATTTTTGCATTGCAAATGTAGTTATTGTTGTGTACCATTGCTTTAGTTAATGGTAGTTATGTTtagcaaggttttaaattgtgacCGTTGTTACGTTGAATCACAATCTTTGATGTTGTGGCAAATTGCAGATACCATGGCTGATGCGGCCACAATTGCAGAAGTAGATTTTCCGAAAACCTTTGCATTGCAATTGTAAATGTGATTGTGGACCTATAATTTAAAACCTTGTATTGTTTAGGTTACCAAGTGATGAAACTCAAACTTGTAT from Trifolium pratense cultivar HEN17-A07 linkage group LG5, ARS_RC_1.1, whole genome shotgun sequence encodes:
- the LOC123882965 gene encoding NADPH-dependent aldehyde reductase-like protein, chloroplastic; this translates as MATTPQQLNASTESLPLQDRVAIVTGSSRGIGRQLALHLSSLGAKLVINYSSSNSSPADSLAADLNAGSLPPRAIVVRADISDQAQVQSLFDSAERAFDSPVHILVNTAGVLDSTYPSVANTTIESFDRVFAVNARGAFLCAREAANRLKRGGGGRIILFSSSQVAAFRPGFAAYTAAKAAVEAMTKILAKELKGTGITANCVAPGPIATELFFGGRTEEQVKKIIDESPLGRLGETKDVAPLVGFLASDAGEWVNGQIIRINGDTMADAATIAEVDFPKTFALQL